Sequence from the Kribbella aluminosa genome:
GGGCGTGTCTACTTTCCCTGGTGCGGGGGGTGAGGCAAAGGGTTGGGTGTGGAGGCGAGGAGGACGCTGGCGATCAGGGAGTGGCCGGCGGCGTTCGGGTGGTCGCCGTCGGCGGCCAGCAGGGAAGTGATGTTCGAGCTGTCTTTGAACGGGGTGTAGATGTCGACGTACGTCGCGTCGTCGGCGGCCGCAGCGGAGTTGATCGCGCCGTTGGTGCGGAGCGTGAGCTGGTCGCTGGCGACCCGGCCGCTGGCGGGGTACTGGCGGGCCGCGACCTCGCCGTCCTCGAACACGTTCCAGTAGCCGGTCATCAGGATCGTGGTCGGCCGGTTGTCCCGGAGCGCGTGGATCCGGGACAGGATCTTGCCCAGATTCACGGTCAGCTGCTCGAACTCGTCGGCCACGCAGTCGGCCGAGCACTGCCCGCTGGTGACGTCGTCGTGGTGGTCGCCGAAGTCGTTCGCCCCGATCGTCAGCAGTACGACGTTCGCGGACGCGGTGGCGACCTCGGTGGGGGAGTTGGGCTGGTCCAGCGTCTGCAGCAGCCCGGTCGAGTCCAGTCCGCCGACGCCCAGGTTGGTGACGCCGACCGTGGTGTCGCTGCGGTCCTGGAGCAGGTCGCCGTACATCTGCGGGAACGCCGAGCAGTTGCAGTTGGAGCCGGACGTGACCGAGTCACCGAGGGCC
This genomic interval carries:
- a CDS encoding SGNH/GDSL hydrolase family protein, giving the protein MIQTLRRLSVGLVVLIVVTVISNADTVSGVFRPPPAGQVQVVALGDSVTSGSNCNCSAFPQMYGDLLQDRSDTTVGVTNLGVGGLDSTGLLQTLDQPNSPTEVATASANVVLLTIGANDFGDHHDDVTSGQCSADCVADEFEQLTVNLGKILSRIHALRDNRPTTILMTGYWNVFEDGEVAARQYPASGRVASDQLTLRTNGAINSAAAADDATYVDIYTPFKDSSNITSLLAADGDHPNAAGHSLIASVLLASTPNPLPHPPHQGK